In Exiguobacterium sp. 9-2, the genomic window TTGCGGGAAAACGGTGTATCGCATACACAACTGGAAATCGAGATTGTGCAACTGGATCAACTTGACTCCGTCCGTCGTTTTGCGGATCGCCTGTTCGACATGGTGGGTCGAATCGACCGTTTGATCCTAAATGCTGGAGTCATGGTACCGCCGTATCATGTCACGAAGGACGGTTTTGAATCGCAATTCCAAGTCAATTACTTGAGTCACTTCTACTTGATCGAGCGATTGTTACCTTTACTCGAAAAAGGACAAGATCCGCGCGTCATCTCGATTTCCTCTCTCGCCGGTGAAGGCGGCTTGATCCGGACCGACGTCGAACTTGAGGCGATCGCGCACGTCAAAAAAGAACATTACAGCCCGATGCGTTCTTACCGCGAATCGAAGCTCCTGCAAATGATTCATATGCGTGAGCTAGCTGAAAAGCACGGCGACCGGATCACGTTCGTCAGCGTCCACCCAGGGATCGTCAATACGGATCTGTTCTATCGCGGCAAGTACGGCAAAGTGATGAAGACGTTACTCAAACCAGTCGCGCAAGTCGGATACTGGACCGGAAAACTTTATACACCGGAATACGGTGCGAAGACGGCGCTCTATCTCGCAACAACCGACG contains:
- a CDS encoding SDR family NAD(P)-dependent oxidoreductase; translation: MNICIVTGANSGMGMVTIQELLERGDRVIATVRSQKKATALVQLLRENGVSHTQLEIEIVQLDQLDSVRRFADRLFDMVGRIDRLILNAGVMVPPYHVTKDGFESQFQVNYLSHFYLIERLLPLLEKGQDPRVISISSLAGEGGLIRTDVELEAIAHVKKEHYSPMRSYRESKLLQMIHMRELAEKHGDRITFVSVHPGIVNTDLFYRGKYGKVMKTLLKPVAQVGYWTGKLYTPEYGAKTALYLATTDDPLDNGGYYADSAPRLSNPIVEDDEYRAQARNLSRRWVELS